In Kineococcus sp. NBC_00420, a single genomic region encodes these proteins:
- a CDS encoding WhiB family transcriptional regulator: MDWRHRAACLDEDPELFFPIGNTGPAILQIEEAKAVCRRCDVVDSCLKWALETGQDAGVWGGMSEDERRALKRRAARARRAS; encoded by the coding sequence ATGGACTGGCGCCACCGCGCTGCCTGCCTCGACGAAGACCCCGAACTGTTCTTCCCCATCGGGAACACGGGTCCGGCGATCCTCCAGATCGAAGAGGCCAAAGCTGTCTGCCGTCGTTGCGACGTCGTCGACTCCTGCCTGAAGTGGGCGCTGGAGACCGGCCAGGACGCCGGCGTCTGGGGCGGCATGAGCGAGGACGAACGCCGCGCGCTCAAGCGCCGCGCCGCCCGCGCCCGCCGCGCGAGCTGA
- a CDS encoding ATP-binding protein encodes MSTPDPDAATDLVELRVPADPAYLTVVRTASAGLAARLDLTLDEIEDLRIAVDEACTLLLGSAPDDEELVATFRLGEGSLEVEVRGPARELPERSSFAWAVLEALVGEVFTGTSSTGAWIVLRHSKTSGAQASLAAGVG; translated from the coding sequence GTGAGCACCCCGGACCCGGACGCAGCGACCGATCTGGTGGAGCTGCGGGTACCGGCGGACCCGGCCTACCTGACCGTGGTCCGCACGGCGAGCGCCGGCCTGGCCGCGCGGCTCGACCTGACCCTCGACGAGATCGAGGACCTGCGCATCGCCGTGGACGAGGCCTGCACCCTGCTCCTGGGCTCCGCCCCCGACGACGAGGAACTGGTCGCGACCTTCCGGCTCGGCGAGGGCAGCCTCGAGGTCGAGGTCCGCGGCCCGGCCCGGGAACTGCCCGAGCGTTCCAGCTTCGCCTGGGCCGTGCTGGAGGCCCTGGTCGGCGAGGTCTTCACCGGAACGTCCTCCACCGGGGCCTGGATCGTGTTGCGGCACAGCAAGACCAGTGGCGCCCAGGCGAGCCTGGCGGCGGGGGTCGGGTGA
- a CDS encoding FtsK/SpoIIIE domain-containing protein, with protein MPFRMTVLGADVEIDPPVEDPAGVTLAAARELLEPLTGPWPSGWEEEWRVDGELVAGAVLGRPPLVAGVRVPAVSEAGEIGEAELALHVVAGPEAGRTSGLGTGTHRVGRRGEPGTDLDLDLGLDDPSVSRVHAELTVHDDGTVTVRDTGSLNGTALLHTNGRETLRGSRRVPLPVRLVLGGSVLELAPTPVRPAGIRADGQGRLRLNRPPRLLPPAPSHVLRWPAEAPSAAAPELPVLALLVPLALAGVLALLWSPLSLLLGLASPVLVGGQWWTQRRRHTATTRRRAVELRAARELVTATRRSALTAERDRAHEFAPDAARLLAEVLGRGEGLFARSPEHPDHLHVRFGLGDRPSAAVEVRGERPDAEVPGALLRDVPVGVALTAGPLGLAGPRPALLRTARFVVGQLAGWHSPATLRLGVAGSPEDWSWSAWLPHLLTPDLDLDAAHVLATAARELAQRRAGTRGGREQWRGGSHLVLVLDDAPRWRPDPRLADLLDDGPRHGVHVVCLADDVSELPAECRSVVDLAATPARLVTGTGSSRFRPDGVGVDWSERLARGLAPLRDAGTTAGTATPGDVRLTDLLGPASAGDLARSWREVVPGLPAVLGVGGQGVCRVDLAADGPHTLVAGTTGAGKSVLLRTLVAGLCAGSPPEAVQLVLVDYKGGAAFGDCVRLPHVAGVVTDLDDQLAARVLRSLRAEVRRREEVLAAAGAADVRDLAPGRLPRLVVVVDEFRVLSQELPDFVDGLVRLAAVGRSLGIHLVLATQRPAGVVSPEIRANTNLRIALRVQDRADAEDVVGDPSPASFSDRVPGRAVLRRGSEGLETFQTARLSGPRPRVGLQVRTPGTVQAGEEVDDLPGLVDAVRTAAADRTVPASPWLAPLPDVLGSDDVPPSGGSVLTWGRLDLPDSQRQESAGWDLAAGDHLLVVGGIRSGRTTLLRRLVTTAGRGRAADPLEVHVLDAGGGFADLAGRGRVGSVVGPSEVWRAGRLLLRLQGEVERRRASGWAGEPFLLLAVDGWEAWVNALGVADPAAGPEALLRLLREASGVGVRIVVGADRQALTGPVAGTCGQVVLLRLPDRSDAALLGLRAAEVPRQAPPGRGLLVVDGRAQEVQVALPFAPGAVGGRDAVAPLPAVVRLDDVDVGGRDGLPLGRGGDDADVVRVDPRGAVLVCGPPGSGRTSALRTLAGAETAAGGTACWAREVDAEALAAALAGDALVLVDDVSRPLPPASEDALAAALTRDGRARVVLAGDGAEVAGAFRGLAAAARTATRTTVLLGRGGTVPAEVVSRRPVVAPGPGVGAGFVVRDGQWTSVRVATPVEHLDEGPEVGPERRDGCLTVSG; from the coding sequence GTGCCGTTCCGGATGACCGTCCTGGGCGCCGACGTGGAGATCGACCCACCGGTCGAGGATCCCGCCGGTGTCACGCTGGCGGCTGCCCGCGAACTCCTCGAACCCCTGACCGGCCCCTGGCCCTCGGGGTGGGAGGAGGAGTGGCGGGTGGACGGGGAACTCGTCGCCGGCGCGGTCCTCGGCCGACCGCCGCTGGTGGCCGGGGTCCGGGTTCCCGCCGTCAGCGAGGCCGGTGAGATCGGCGAGGCGGAACTCGCGCTGCACGTCGTCGCCGGACCCGAGGCCGGTCGGACGTCGGGCCTGGGAACCGGAACCCACCGCGTTGGTCGCCGCGGGGAACCGGGGACCGACCTCGACCTCGACCTCGGTCTCGACGACCCCTCGGTGTCGCGCGTCCATGCGGAACTCACCGTGCACGACGACGGAACCGTGACGGTGCGCGACACCGGCTCGCTCAACGGAACCGCGTTGCTCCACACGAACGGCCGGGAGACCCTGCGCGGCTCCCGTCGGGTGCCGTTGCCCGTCCGCCTGGTGCTCGGTGGTTCCGTGCTCGAACTCGCCCCGACCCCGGTGCGTCCCGCGGGGATCCGTGCCGACGGTCAGGGCCGTCTCCGGTTGAACCGGCCGCCGCGACTGCTCCCGCCGGCGCCCAGCCACGTGCTGCGCTGGCCCGCGGAAGCGCCGAGCGCAGCGGCCCCGGAACTCCCCGTCCTCGCCCTGCTGGTGCCCTTGGCCCTCGCGGGTGTCCTGGCGCTGCTCTGGAGCCCGCTGTCCCTGCTGCTGGGCCTGGCCTCCCCCGTGCTCGTCGGGGGGCAGTGGTGGACCCAGCGCCGTCGGCACACGGCCACCACCCGCCGTCGGGCCGTGGAACTGCGGGCCGCCCGGGAACTGGTCACCGCCACCCGCCGCTCGGCGCTCACCGCCGAGCGCGACCGGGCCCACGAGTTCGCTCCGGACGCGGCGAGGCTGCTGGCCGAGGTCCTCGGCCGCGGCGAGGGCCTGTTCGCGCGTTCGCCGGAGCACCCCGACCACCTGCACGTCCGGTTCGGACTCGGCGACCGCCCGTCCGCAGCGGTCGAGGTGCGCGGGGAACGCCCCGACGCCGAGGTGCCGGGGGCGCTGCTGCGCGACGTCCCGGTGGGGGTCGCGCTCACCGCGGGGCCGCTCGGGCTGGCCGGACCCCGTCCCGCCCTGCTGCGCACGGCCCGGTTCGTGGTCGGCCAGCTCGCGGGGTGGCACTCGCCGGCGACCCTGCGCCTCGGCGTGGCCGGGTCCCCGGAGGACTGGTCGTGGAGCGCCTGGCTGCCGCACCTGCTCACCCCCGACCTCGACCTCGACGCCGCTCACGTCCTCGCCACCGCCGCGCGCGAGCTGGCCCAACGCCGGGCCGGTACGCGGGGCGGTCGGGAGCAGTGGCGCGGCGGGAGCCACCTGGTGCTCGTGCTCGACGACGCGCCCCGGTGGCGGCCGGACCCGCGACTGGCCGACCTGCTCGACGACGGGCCCCGGCACGGTGTGCACGTGGTCTGCCTGGCCGACGACGTCTCCGAGCTGCCCGCGGAGTGCCGTTCCGTCGTCGACCTCGCCGCGACCCCGGCCCGGCTCGTCACCGGCACCGGGTCGAGCCGCTTCCGTCCCGACGGGGTGGGTGTGGACTGGTCGGAGCGGCTGGCCCGCGGACTGGCCCCCCTGCGCGACGCCGGGACGACGGCGGGTACCGCGACGCCCGGTGACGTGCGGCTCACCGACCTCCTGGGTCCCGCGAGCGCCGGGGATCTCGCCCGTTCCTGGCGGGAGGTGGTCCCGGGGCTCCCGGCGGTCCTGGGCGTGGGCGGGCAGGGTGTCTGCCGGGTCGACCTCGCCGCGGACGGTCCGCACACGCTCGTCGCCGGCACGACGGGTGCGGGCAAGTCCGTGCTGCTGCGGACCCTCGTCGCCGGGTTGTGCGCGGGCTCACCGCCCGAGGCCGTCCAGCTGGTCCTCGTCGACTACAAGGGCGGAGCGGCGTTCGGTGACTGCGTGCGGTTGCCGCACGTCGCCGGGGTCGTCACCGACCTCGACGACCAGCTCGCCGCGCGGGTGCTGCGCAGCCTGCGGGCCGAGGTCCGCCGCCGCGAGGAGGTCCTGGCCGCCGCGGGCGCCGCGGACGTGCGTGATCTGGCGCCGGGGCGACTCCCGCGCCTGGTCGTCGTCGTCGACGAGTTCCGGGTGCTGAGCCAGGAGCTGCCCGACTTCGTCGACGGTCTCGTGCGGTTGGCCGCCGTCGGTCGGTCGCTGGGCATCCACCTGGTCCTGGCGACCCAGCGGCCCGCGGGGGTGGTCAGCCCGGAGATCCGGGCGAACACCAACCTGCGGATCGCCCTGCGCGTGCAGGACCGGGCCGATGCCGAGGACGTCGTGGGCGATCCGTCCCCGGCCTCCTTCAGCGACCGGGTCCCCGGACGCGCCGTCCTGCGCCGGGGCAGCGAAGGGCTGGAGACGTTCCAGACCGCGCGGCTGTCGGGTCCGCGCCCCCGCGTGGGCCTGCAGGTCCGGACCCCGGGGACGGTGCAGGCGGGCGAGGAGGTCGACGACCTCCCCGGCCTGGTGGACGCGGTCCGCACGGCCGCCGCCGACCGGACGGTGCCCGCCTCCCCCTGGCTGGCGCCGCTGCCCGACGTCCTGGGCTCCGACGACGTCCCGCCCTCCGGTGGGAGCGTCCTGACCTGGGGGCGGCTCGACCTGCCGGACAGCCAGCGTCAGGAGAGCGCCGGCTGGGACCTCGCGGCCGGGGACCACCTGCTCGTCGTCGGCGGGATCCGTTCGGGCCGCACGACGCTGCTGCGGCGCCTGGTGACGACGGCCGGTCGCGGCAGGGCCGCGGATCCTCTGGAGGTGCACGTGCTGGACGCCGGCGGCGGGTTCGCCGACCTCGCCGGCCGGGGTCGGGTCGGGTCGGTGGTGGGCCCGAGCGAGGTGTGGCGGGCCGGTCGGTTGCTGCTGCGGCTGCAGGGGGAGGTCGAGCGGCGGCGGGCCTCGGGCTGGGCCGGTGAACCGTTCCTGCTGCTCGCCGTCGACGGCTGGGAGGCCTGGGTGAACGCCCTCGGCGTGGCGGACCCGGCCGCCGGTCCGGAGGCGCTGCTGCGGCTGCTGCGGGAGGCCTCCGGCGTCGGCGTCCGGATCGTCGTGGGCGCGGACCGGCAGGCGCTGACGGGTCCCGTGGCGGGCACCTGCGGTCAGGTCGTGCTGCTGCGCCTGCCGGACCGCAGCGACGCCGCACTGCTCGGTCTGCGCGCTGCCGAGGTGCCGCGACAGGCCCCACCGGGGCGGGGTCTGCTGGTCGTCGACGGTCGCGCGCAGGAGGTGCAGGTCGCCCTGCCCTTCGCGCCGGGTGCGGTCGGCGGGCGCGACGCGGTGGCCCCCCTCCCCGCGGTGGTGCGCCTCGACGACGTCGACGTGGGCGGCCGGGACGGGCTCCCGTTGGGGCGTGGCGGTGACGACGCCGACGTGGTGCGGGTCGACCCGCGGGGGGCCGTCCTGGTCTGCGGTCCCCCGGGCAGCGGACGCACGTCCGCACTGCGGACGCTGGCCGGGGCCGAGACCGCCGCAGGCGGCACGGCGTGCTGGGCTCGTGAGGTCGACGCGGAGGCTCTCGCCGCCGCTCTCGCGGGTGACGCCCTCGTCCTCGTCGACGACGTCTCCCGCCCCCTGCCGCCGGCGTCGGAGGACGCGTTGGCGGCTGCCCTGACCCGCGACGGCAGGGCACGGGTGGTGCTCGCGGGGGACGGCGCGGAGGTGGCCGGGGCCTTCCGCGGCCTGGCCGCCGCGGCACGGACGGCCACCCGGACCACGGTGCTGCTGGGCCGCGGCGGGACGGTGCCCGCGGAGGTCGTCTCGCGGCGCCCGGTCGTGGCCCCCGGGCCGGGCGTGGGAGCGGGCTTCGTGGTGCGTGACGGGCAGTGGACGAGCGTGCGCGTCGCCACCCCCGTCGAGCACCTGGACGAGGGCCCCGAGGTGGGCCCGGAACGCCGTGACGGTTGCCTTACGGTGAGTGGGTGA
- a CDS encoding GNAT family N-acetyltransferase — translation MSDASPTAFTLRTAVPADGASIAEMVRELAEYEKEPEAATARAEDFARALEPGTGIGCVLAEVEVDGVVQVAGMALWYTTFSTWLGRQGMWLEDLFVRPEHRRSGIGRAFFGELGRICADRGLGRLEFWVLDWNTPAHGFYRTLGASPEEDWTVWRLDGDRLDALATASDRK, via the coding sequence GTGAGTGACGCCTCCCCCACCGCTTTCACCCTCCGCACCGCCGTCCCCGCCGACGGCGCGAGCATCGCCGAGATGGTCCGTGAGCTCGCCGAGTACGAGAAGGAGCCGGAGGCCGCGACAGCGCGGGCCGAGGACTTCGCCCGCGCGCTGGAGCCGGGTACGGGGATCGGCTGCGTGCTGGCCGAGGTGGAGGTCGACGGGGTCGTCCAGGTCGCCGGGATGGCCCTCTGGTACACGACGTTCTCGACCTGGCTGGGCCGGCAGGGGATGTGGCTGGAGGACCTGTTCGTCCGGCCCGAGCACCGACGGTCCGGGATCGGCCGGGCGTTCTTCGGCGAGCTGGGGCGCATCTGCGCCGACCGCGGCCTCGGGCGCCTGGAGTTCTGGGTGCTGGACTGGAACACCCCGGCCCACGGCTTCTACCGGACGCTCGGGGCGAGCCCCGAGGAGGACTGGACCGTGTGGCGCCTCGACGGGGACCGGCTGGACGCGCTGGCGACCGCCTCCGACCGGAAGTGA
- a CDS encoding SigB/SigF/SigG family RNA polymerase sigma factor has protein sequence MARTHAHGDPEVIDPRSRADEDPDGRPADVPQPPVAAPLDLPSSRDVEDAPLLSRMASLPIGDPERVRLRDDLTRRHLPLAEHLAARFLGRGEPQDDLVQVATIGLLKALDRFDPTRGVPFGAYAVPTMLGEIKRHFRDRGWAMRVPRRIQEAGRALGDAREALTHELGRAPTIAELAERTGYDAEDVVDVLESANAYSTLPLDTGSPTSPVASLGADDDALQNVENREALRPLLAGLAARERRILALRFVRGMSQSQIAAEIGISQMHVSRLLTRTLAELREGLGDETD, from the coding sequence GTGGCGCGCACGCACGCGCACGGTGACCCTGAGGTCATCGATCCGCGCAGCAGAGCCGACGAAGACCCCGACGGCCGCCCTGCGGACGTCCCGCAGCCGCCCGTCGCGGCGCCGCTCGACCTGCCGTCCTCCCGCGACGTGGAGGACGCCCCGCTGCTGTCCCGGATGGCCTCCCTCCCGATCGGGGACCCCGAGCGGGTCCGCCTGCGCGACGACCTCACCCGCCGCCACCTCCCCCTGGCCGAGCACCTCGCCGCGCGCTTCCTCGGCCGCGGCGAACCGCAGGACGACCTCGTCCAGGTCGCCACCATCGGGCTCCTGAAGGCCCTCGACCGCTTCGACCCGACCCGCGGCGTCCCCTTCGGCGCCTACGCCGTGCCGACCATGCTCGGCGAGATCAAGCGTCACTTCCGCGACCGCGGGTGGGCGATGCGCGTCCCCCGCCGCATCCAGGAGGCCGGACGGGCGCTCGGCGACGCGCGCGAGGCGCTCACCCACGAACTCGGTCGGGCACCGACCATCGCCGAACTGGCCGAACGCACCGGCTACGACGCCGAGGACGTCGTCGACGTCCTGGAGTCCGCGAACGCCTACTCGACGTTGCCCCTGGACACCGGCTCCCCGACGTCCCCGGTCGCCTCACTCGGTGCCGACGACGACGCCTTGCAGAACGTCGAGAACCGCGAGGCGCTGCGCCCGCTGCTGGCCGGTCTGGCGGCACGGGAACGCCGGATCCTGGCGCTGCGCTTCGTGCGCGGGATGTCGCAGTCGCAGATCGCGGCCGAGATCGGCATCTCCCAGATGCACGTGTCGCGGTTGCTGACCCGGACCCTCGCCGAGCTGCGCGAGGGCCTCGGTGACGAGACGGACTGA
- a CDS encoding sensor histidine kinase, which produces MSDLLHSETAVEGAEAEWLRLLVGDWQLISDLSFADLVLWVPSADRQHFVAVAHCRPTTGPTVHYDDVVGAVLERGRRPQVDTTFDEARSLRGRDPEWDDDVPVREETIPVVREGVVLGVLARHTNLATSRTPSRLELNYVKCADDLTRMIAAGDFPQTAAPTGPRRGAPRVGDGMLRLDSEGVVTYASPNALSAFHRAGLIGELVGANLAEISSSLAASHLPVDESLPLVVTGRAPWRTDLETDAATLSMRAIPLTRKENGTATRMAALLLVRDVSELRRRERELMTKDATIREVHHRVKNNLQTVAALLRLQARRIVSEEGRSALQEAMRRVSTIATVHETLSQGIDENVDFDQVLDRCLMMAAEVAMENAERVRTVREGKFGELRQEDATALALVLTELVTNAVEHGFGSDRAGTVVVRVEHTDDDRLAVVVSDDGIGLPEDFQAGSSGLGTQIVRSLVAGELRGRMEFGSSDTGGTEVRLDLRVRRDASQIGSVRN; this is translated from the coding sequence ATGTCTGACCTGCTGCACTCGGAGACCGCCGTCGAAGGCGCCGAGGCGGAGTGGTTGCGCCTGCTGGTCGGCGACTGGCAGCTCATCTCGGACCTGTCCTTCGCCGACCTGGTGCTGTGGGTCCCCTCGGCGGACCGGCAGCACTTCGTGGCGGTGGCGCACTGCCGGCCCACGACGGGACCGACCGTGCACTACGACGACGTCGTGGGCGCGGTCCTGGAGCGGGGTCGCCGCCCGCAGGTCGACACGACGTTCGACGAGGCGCGCAGCCTGCGCGGCCGGGACCCGGAGTGGGACGACGACGTCCCCGTGCGCGAGGAGACGATCCCCGTCGTCCGCGAGGGGGTCGTCCTCGGGGTGCTGGCCCGCCACACCAACCTGGCGACCTCGCGGACCCCGAGCCGGCTGGAACTCAACTACGTCAAGTGCGCCGACGACCTCACGCGGATGATCGCCGCGGGTGACTTCCCGCAGACGGCGGCGCCGACCGGGCCCCGGCGCGGCGCTCCCCGGGTGGGGGACGGGATGTTGCGCCTCGACTCCGAGGGCGTCGTGACCTACGCCAGCCCGAACGCGCTCTCCGCCTTCCACCGGGCGGGCCTCATCGGGGAACTCGTCGGGGCCAACCTCGCCGAGATCTCGAGTTCGCTGGCGGCGAGCCACCTGCCCGTCGACGAGTCGCTGCCGCTGGTCGTGACCGGTCGTGCGCCCTGGCGCACCGATCTCGAGACCGATGCCGCGACCTTGTCGATGCGGGCCATCCCGTTGACCCGCAAGGAGAACGGTACGGCGACCCGGATGGCGGCGCTGCTGCTCGTGCGCGACGTGTCCGAACTCCGTCGTCGTGAGCGTGAACTCATGACGAAGGACGCCACCATTCGAGAGGTCCACCACCGGGTGAAGAACAACCTGCAGACGGTGGCCGCCCTGCTGCGTCTGCAGGCCCGCCGGATCGTCTCCGAGGAGGGGCGTTCGGCGCTGCAGGAGGCGATGCGTCGCGTCTCGACGATCGCGACCGTGCACGAGACGTTGTCGCAGGGGATCGACGAGAACGTCGACTTCGACCAGGTCCTCGACCGCTGCCTGATGATGGCCGCCGAGGTCGCGATGGAGAACGCCGAGCGCGTCCGCACCGTCCGGGAGGGGAAGTTCGGGGAGTTGCGGCAGGAGGACGCCACGGCGCTGGCCCTCGTCCTCACCGAACTCGTCACCAACGCCGTCGAGCACGGGTTCGGCTCAGACCGGGCCGGGACGGTCGTGGTGCGGGTCGAGCACACCGACGACGACCGCCTCGCGGTCGTCGTCAGCGACGACGGGATCGGGCTGCCCGAGGACTTCCAGGCCGGCAGTTCGGGTCTGGGGACCCAGATCGTGCGGTCGCTGGTGGCCGGCGAACTGAGGGGGCGCATGGAGTTCGGGTCGAGCGACACCGGCGGGACCGAGGTCCGCCTGGATCTGCGGGTGCGTCGCGACGCCAGCCAGATCGGCTCCGTCCGCAACTGA